The following are from one region of the Shinella sp. PSBB067 genome:
- a CDS encoding DUF2325 domain-containing protein — protein sequence MREKHRQQQQARQRQDSDEKAENKAGLEGRSFLYVGGRDCQVAHLRQIASSYGANLIHHDGGLREAVSRIDNVLPSVDCVFCPIDCISHDACIRVKTGCKKWEKAFVPLRNGSKSSFERALQSMTQGDNTQ from the coding sequence ATGCGCGAGAAGCACAGGCAACAGCAGCAGGCCCGCCAGCGGCAGGACAGCGACGAGAAGGCCGAGAACAAGGCCGGCCTCGAAGGACGCAGCTTCCTCTATGTCGGCGGCCGCGACTGCCAGGTGGCGCATCTGCGCCAGATCGCCAGCTCGTATGGCGCCAACCTCATCCACCACGACGGCGGCCTTCGCGAGGCGGTGTCCCGCATCGACAACGTCCTGCCCTCGGTCGACTGCGTCTTCTGCCCCATCGACTGTATCAGCCACGATGCCTGCATCCGCGTGAAGACGGGCTGCAAGAAGTGGGAGAAGGCCTTCGTGCCGCTGCGCAACGGCAGCAAATCCTCCTTCGAGCGGGCCCTGCAGAGCATGACCCAAGGAGACAATACGCAGTGA
- a CDS encoding TetR/AcrR family transcriptional regulator gives MSKAHHRKKQPETVRQQLLDVAARLSLEKGPASVTLDAVSQAAGVSKGGLLHHFPNKLSLLDGLFDDLTEKFERALAGRMRDDPEPKGRFTRAYAAIWFLPEGMADGEQWKVLTVALISEPHLRERWRQWIERHVAENVGTDSSLDAMLVRYAVDGLWLADLLGAPTMDTETRGAMLKRLLTLSRT, from the coding sequence ATGAGCAAAGCCCATCATCGCAAGAAGCAACCCGAAACCGTCCGCCAGCAATTGCTGGATGTCGCGGCGCGGCTTTCCCTGGAAAAGGGACCGGCGAGCGTGACGCTCGATGCCGTCTCGCAGGCGGCGGGCGTCAGCAAGGGCGGCCTGCTGCACCACTTCCCCAACAAGCTCTCGCTGCTCGACGGGCTGTTCGACGACCTGACGGAAAAGTTCGAGCGGGCGCTTGCCGGGCGGATGCGCGACGATCCCGAGCCGAAGGGACGCTTCACGCGGGCCTATGCCGCCATCTGGTTCCTGCCCGAGGGCATGGCGGACGGGGAGCAGTGGAAGGTGCTGACCGTCGCCCTCATCTCCGAGCCGCACCTGCGCGAGCGCTGGCGGCAATGGATCGAGCGGCACGTCGCGGAAAATGTCGGCACCGATTCTTCGCTCGACGCCATGCTCGTGCGCTATGCGGTGGACGGCCTCTGGCTTGCCGACCTGCTCGGCGCGCCGACCATGGATACCGAAACGCGCGGCGCCATGCTCAAGCGGCTGCTGACGCTTTCGCGCACCTGA
- a CDS encoding hemin-degrading factor: MTNTTRPTPADIRAFRAENPKMRERDIAAQLGISEAALVAAEVGLTAIRIDGDANRFLERSEALGEVMALTRNESVVHEKIGVFEKINTGKHASIVLGENIDLRIFPGVWAHGFAVTKTDGEQVRRSLQFFDKAGNAVHKVHLRPASSLAAYEAIVADFRLEDQSQEFVEVVSEKTVETGPVDVAALRESWSAMTDTHQFFGMLRKLKIARQDAVRSVGEDFAHEVRADSVTALLRASAEREADIMCFVGNHGTIQIHTGPVKNIQPMGPWINVMDPTFHMHLRTDHIAECWVVRKPTSDGHVTSLEAYDASGEMIVQFFGKRKEGMSERTDWREILGSLPRPDSAAA; the protein is encoded by the coding sequence ATGACCAACACGACCCGACCCACCCCCGCCGATATCCGCGCATTCCGCGCCGAGAACCCGAAGATGCGCGAGCGCGACATCGCCGCCCAGCTCGGCATTTCCGAGGCGGCCCTGGTCGCGGCCGAGGTCGGCCTTACGGCCATCCGCATCGACGGCGACGCCAACCGGTTCCTGGAGCGCTCCGAAGCGCTCGGCGAGGTCATGGCGCTCACCCGCAACGAAAGCGTCGTGCACGAGAAGATCGGCGTGTTCGAGAAGATCAACACCGGCAAGCACGCCTCCATCGTGCTCGGCGAGAACATCGACCTGCGCATCTTCCCCGGCGTCTGGGCGCACGGCTTCGCCGTGACCAAGACGGACGGCGAACAGGTCCGCCGCAGCCTGCAGTTCTTCGACAAGGCCGGCAACGCCGTGCACAAGGTCCACCTGCGCCCGGCCTCCAGCCTGGCAGCCTACGAGGCCATCGTAGCCGACTTCCGCCTGGAGGACCAGTCGCAGGAATTCGTCGAGGTCGTCTCCGAAAAGACCGTGGAGACAGGGCCAGTCGACGTCGCGGCGCTGCGCGAGAGCTGGAGCGCCATGACGGACACGCACCAGTTCTTCGGCATGCTGCGCAAGCTGAAGATCGCCCGCCAGGACGCCGTGCGCAGCGTCGGCGAGGATTTCGCCCACGAGGTCCGCGCCGATTCCGTTACCGCGCTGCTGCGCGCCTCCGCCGAGCGCGAGGCCGACATCATGTGCTTCGTCGGCAACCACGGCACGATCCAGATCCACACAGGTCCGGTGAAGAATATCCAGCCGATGGGCCCGTGGATCAACGTCATGGACCCGACCTTCCACATGCACCTGCGCACGGACCACATCGCCGAGTGCTGGGTCGTCCGCAAGCCGACCTCGGACGGCCACGTCACCTCGCTCGAAGCCTATGACGCGAGCGGCGAGATGATAGTCCAGTTCTTCGGCAAGCGGAAGGAAGGCATGAGCGAGCGCACCGACTGGCGCGAAATCCTCGGCAGCCTGCCGCGCCCCGACAGCGCCGCCGCCTGA
- a CDS encoding antibiotic biosynthesis monooxygenase, translated as MFVAMNRFRIAVGHEEAFENIWKGRDSSLAEMPGFKSFHLLRGDTNAEEGYTLFASHTIWASKDDFVAWTQSENFRQAHKSAGDNRGIYLGPPKFEGFTAVVGA; from the coding sequence ATGTTCGTCGCCATGAACCGCTTCCGCATCGCCGTCGGCCATGAGGAAGCCTTTGAGAACATCTGGAAGGGGCGGGATTCGAGCCTTGCCGAAATGCCCGGCTTCAAGTCCTTCCACCTGCTGCGCGGCGATACGAACGCCGAGGAGGGCTATACGCTCTTCGCCTCCCACACGATCTGGGCGAGCAAGGACGATTTCGTCGCCTGGACCCAGTCCGAGAACTTCCGCCAGGCCCACAAGAGCGCCGGCGACAACCGGGGCATCTATCTCGGCCCGCCGAAGTTCGAAGGGTTCACCGCCGTCGTCGGCGCGTGA
- a CDS encoding energy transducer TonB yields the protein MTPAPPEEEAQIAGGVVAEVAMLGSSAFDAVESGNPEEAITPEEIQPDITEPQAVAAIQPTEIEPETTEIAPVDPVVSEQTPELIVPSAEVEIAAIPIPEIKPEIEPEEVIKPVPQVKKEEPVKKVERKKPKQKVASRAGEKGTAKKNETKGQVDGSLDVRTASVGGDKRGNSTRAGNAAVDNYPGKVRNKINRAKRRASGGAKGSVVVSFVVGASGQASSIRVARSSGSAALDQAAVDSVQRAAPFAKIPDAAGRASWPFNVPIVFN from the coding sequence ATGACGCCGGCGCCGCCGGAAGAAGAGGCCCAGATCGCCGGGGGCGTCGTCGCTGAAGTGGCGATGCTCGGCAGCAGCGCCTTCGACGCGGTCGAATCCGGCAATCCGGAAGAGGCGATCACGCCGGAGGAGATCCAGCCCGACATCACCGAACCGCAGGCGGTGGCGGCGATCCAGCCCACCGAAATTGAGCCCGAGACGACCGAGATCGCGCCGGTCGATCCTGTCGTGTCAGAACAGACGCCGGAACTGATCGTTCCCTCTGCCGAGGTGGAGATCGCGGCGATCCCGATCCCGGAGATCAAGCCCGAGATCGAACCGGAAGAGGTGATCAAGCCGGTCCCCCAAGTGAAAAAGGAAGAGCCGGTCAAGAAGGTCGAGCGCAAGAAGCCGAAGCAGAAGGTCGCCAGCAGGGCCGGCGAGAAGGGCACCGCCAAGAAGAACGAGACCAAGGGCCAGGTCGATGGATCGCTCGACGTGCGGACGGCTTCCGTCGGCGGCGATAAACGCGGCAATTCGACCAGGGCCGGCAACGCTGCCGTCGACAATTATCCCGGCAAGGTCCGTAACAAGATCAATCGCGCCAAGCGGCGTGCCTCGGGCGGGGCAAAGGGCAGCGTGGTCGTGAGCTTCGTCGTGGGTGCCAGCGGACAGGCCAGCAGCATTCGCGTGGCGCGCAGCTCCGGCAGCGCAGCCCTCGATCAGGCGGCAGTCGATTCGGTGCAGCGGGCCGCGCCCTTCGCGAAGATTCCCGATGCCGCCGGGCGCGCATCCTGGCCTTTCAACGTGCCGATCGTCTTTAACTGA
- a CDS encoding hemin ABC transporter substrate-binding protein: MSKSFDLRRARPWEVALTVFALSAPLLVPFVAHGDGGFIRRAVAQEMQQVDTSKLVTIGGAVTEIVYALGEGGRIVARDSTSMYPEEAMKLPDVGYMRALSPEGVIAVNPTAILAVEGSGPADALAVLKSAGIPFETVPEGYDRAAILRKIDVVGNFLGVPEKAKALEDKVGAELDAAIADAAKRPADQRKRVLFVLSFQNGRIMAAGNHTAADGIIGLAGAVNATDSTFEGYKPLTDEAVINAKPDVVMVMTRPGAGSTDEEVLAHPAIAVTPAGQNKAILRMNSLHLLGFGPRTASAISDLNKELYGKPGNVSQ, from the coding sequence ATGAGCAAGAGCTTCGACCTCCGCCGCGCCCGCCCGTGGGAAGTGGCCCTCACCGTCTTTGCGCTTTCCGCGCCGCTTCTGGTGCCCTTTGTCGCCCACGGCGACGGCGGCTTCATCCGCAGGGCCGTCGCGCAGGAAATGCAGCAGGTCGATACCTCCAAGCTCGTGACGATCGGCGGCGCGGTGACGGAAATCGTCTACGCGCTCGGCGAAGGCGGCCGGATCGTCGCGCGCGATTCCACCAGCATGTATCCCGAGGAAGCGATGAAGCTGCCCGACGTCGGCTACATGCGCGCCCTCTCGCCGGAAGGCGTCATCGCCGTCAACCCGACCGCCATCCTCGCCGTCGAAGGCAGCGGCCCGGCCGATGCGCTGGCCGTGCTCAAGAGCGCCGGCATCCCCTTCGAGACCGTGCCGGAAGGCTATGACCGCGCCGCGATCCTCCGGAAGATCGATGTGGTCGGCAATTTCCTCGGCGTGCCGGAAAAGGCAAAGGCGCTGGAGGACAAGGTCGGCGCGGAACTCGACGCCGCCATCGCCGACGCCGCCAAGCGGCCGGCGGACCAGCGCAAGCGCGTGCTCTTCGTCCTCAGTTTCCAGAACGGCCGCATCATGGCCGCCGGCAACCATACGGCGGCGGACGGCATCATCGGCCTTGCCGGCGCGGTCAACGCCACCGACAGCACCTTCGAAGGCTACAAGCCCCTCACCGACGAGGCGGTCATCAATGCAAAGCCCGATGTCGTCATGGTCATGACGCGCCCTGGCGCCGGCAGCACGGACGAGGAAGTCCTCGCCCATCCGGCAATCGCCGTGACGCCGGCCGGCCAGAACAAGGCGATCCTGCGCATGAACAGCCTGCACCTGCTCGGCTTCGGCCCGCGCACCGCCTCCGCCATCAGCGACCTCAACAAAGAACTCTACGGCAAGCCCGGCAATGTCTCTCAATGA
- a CDS encoding DUF423 domain-containing protein has product MSFSLRSASLLVAGLMGLAGVAAAAAASHGSDPRLMAGASAMCLAHAPALVALHAGWRAVRTAPLAALLLALGTALFAGDLVFRHFAGHGLFPMSAPTGGVIMMAGWLAVALGAFLPREAA; this is encoded by the coding sequence ATGTCCTTCTCGCTCCGATCGGCAAGCCTTCTCGTCGCCGGCCTGATGGGCCTTGCCGGCGTGGCAGCGGCGGCGGCCGCATCCCATGGCAGCGATCCGCGCCTAATGGCCGGTGCCTCCGCCATGTGCCTCGCCCATGCGCCGGCGCTGGTGGCCCTCCATGCCGGCTGGCGCGCCGTGCGGACGGCGCCGCTCGCCGCCCTGCTCCTGGCCCTCGGCACCGCGCTCTTTGCCGGCGACCTCGTCTTCCGCCATTTCGCGGGGCACGGCCTCTTCCCCATGTCGGCGCCGACCGGCGGCGTCATCATGATGGCGGGCTGGCTCGCGGTGGCGCTCGGCGCTTTCCTGCCGCGAGAAGCCGCCTGA
- a CDS encoding ThuA domain-containing protein, with the protein MAIRTIVWGENIHEQTNEIVRSIYPDGMHNTIAGALNKDPAIKATTATLQEPEHGLSEARLAETDVLVWWGHKDHGAVSDAVVERVAQRVWEGMGLLVLHSGHFSKIFKRLMGTPCALKWREAGERERLWVVNPRHPIAEGLGESFVLENEEMYGEQFSVPEPLETVFISWFAGGEVFRSGLTWRRGAGNIFYFRPGHETYPTYHDATVQKVLVNGVKWAFNPQGTYAAIHDAPNVPVEKAPEPIVERGPKLHEAGEAGYR; encoded by the coding sequence ATGGCAATACGCACCATCGTATGGGGTGAGAACATCCACGAGCAGACGAACGAGATCGTGCGCTCGATCTATCCGGACGGCATGCACAACACGATCGCCGGCGCGCTCAACAAGGACCCCGCCATAAAGGCCACGACGGCGACCCTGCAGGAGCCGGAACACGGCCTGAGCGAGGCGCGCCTTGCCGAGACGGACGTGCTGGTCTGGTGGGGGCACAAGGATCACGGCGCGGTCAGCGACGCCGTGGTCGAGCGCGTGGCGCAGCGCGTTTGGGAGGGCATGGGTCTCCTCGTCCTCCACTCCGGCCATTTCTCCAAGATCTTCAAGCGCCTGATGGGCACGCCCTGCGCGCTGAAATGGCGCGAGGCCGGCGAGCGCGAGCGTCTCTGGGTCGTCAACCCGCGCCACCCCATCGCCGAGGGGCTCGGCGAGAGCTTCGTGCTGGAGAACGAGGAGATGTACGGCGAGCAGTTCTCCGTGCCGGAGCCGCTGGAAACGGTCTTCATCTCGTGGTTCGCGGGCGGCGAGGTCTTCCGCTCAGGCCTCACCTGGCGCCGCGGCGCCGGCAACATCTTCTATTTCCGCCCGGGCCACGAAACCTATCCCACCTATCACGATGCCACCGTGCAGAAGGTGCTCGTCAACGGCGTGAAATGGGCCTTCAACCCGCAGGGCACCTATGCGGCGATCCACGACGCGCCGAACGTGCCGGTGGAAAAGGCGCCGGAGCCGATCGTCGAGCGCGGTCCGAAACTGCATGAAGCCGGCGAAGCCGGTTACCGCTGA
- a CDS encoding globin, translated as MTDKTESQDRQGETITLYEAVGGDAAVRALTRRFYALMDSLPEAARCRAIHPPDLTGSEEKLYEYLTGWLGGPPIYTQKRGHPMLRRRHFVAPIGPAERDEWLLCFVRALEETVPGEGLRKIILEPVTRLAHHMQNQE; from the coding sequence ATGACGGACAAGACGGAAAGCCAGGATCGGCAGGGCGAGACGATAACCCTTTACGAGGCGGTCGGCGGCGATGCCGCCGTGCGGGCCCTGACGCGCCGCTTCTACGCGCTGATGGACAGCCTGCCGGAAGCCGCCCGCTGCCGCGCGATCCACCCGCCGGACCTGACCGGCAGCGAGGAAAAGCTCTACGAATACCTGACGGGCTGGCTGGGTGGACCGCCGATCTACACGCAGAAGCGCGGCCACCCCATGCTGCGCCGCCGCCATTTCGTGGCGCCGATCGGCCCGGCGGAACGAGACGAATGGCTGCTCTGCTTCGTTCGCGCGCTGGAAGAAACGGTGCCGGGCGAAGGCCTGCGCAAGATCATCCTCGAGCCCGTGACGCGGCTCGCCCACCACATGCAGAACCAGGAATGA
- a CDS encoding SMR family transporter — protein MNLTAVYAVLVVAIVFEVLGTSAMQAAQHFTRLVPTVAMMVCYAIAFYFLSSSLRYVPVGIAYAIWSGLGIVLISLVGYFLFGQKLDLAAVIGLGLIIAGVVVLNLFSKSTFH, from the coding sequence ATGAACCTTACCGCCGTCTATGCCGTCCTCGTCGTCGCCATCGTCTTCGAGGTGCTCGGCACCTCCGCCATGCAGGCGGCGCAGCACTTCACGCGGCTGGTGCCGACCGTTGCCATGATGGTCTGCTATGCCATCGCGTTCTATTTTCTTTCCTCGAGCCTTCGCTATGTGCCCGTTGGAATCGCCTATGCGATCTGGAGCGGACTCGGCATCGTGCTGATCTCGCTCGTCGGCTATTTCCTGTTCGGCCAGAAGCTCGATCTTGCCGCCGTCATCGGCCTCGGTCTCATCATTGCTGGCGTCGTCGTGCTGAACCTTTTCTCCAAATCGACATTCCACTGA